The Tolypothrix sp. NIES-4075 DNA window TGTTCTGGTTCGTTTACAAAGAAATGGGTAGTTCAATCACCCCAGCTGCACCCGGAGCAAGCACCGTTTCCCCAGAAATTGCCGAAGGTTTGTTCAATCAAGTTAAAGAATTATCTCACGAAGAACAACTACAACTTCAGCGCGATTTGATTAATGGTGTAGATAAGCAATTGACTCGTGAATATGGCTCTTTGGGTGAAACCACCAAGCTGTTATTTTGGTATCGGCTAGCTCAAGGCATGGAAAACGCTACTATCATTCCTATGCCTGCTAGCTATCAGCTTTCTTCTCAACCCCAAGAACTGTTGAATAAAATTAAGCAACTTGGTTTTGAAGAGCAAATCACTCTTTTCCGTGATTACGTTGCCCCATTCGGTGCTGAAGCCAAAGGTGGCGCAGAAGTCTAAAGCTTT harbors:
- a CDS encoding orange carotenoid protein N-terminal domain-containing protein — translated: MTFTQTNDPTIREHVQAWQALDVDDQLALFWFVYKEMGSSITPAAPGASTVSPEIAEGLFNQVKELSHEEQLQLQRDLINGVDKQLTREYGSLGETTKLLFWYRLAQGMENATIIPMPASYQLSSQPQELLNKIKQLGFEEQITLFRDYVAPFGAEAKGGAEV